Proteins encoded within one genomic window of Phototrophicus methaneseepsis:
- a CDS encoding ROK family protein, which translates to MSVSGNALIMKEININLVRRALKATKRATKHQIAQATGLSTVTVATILQELADNHEVFEDGFAASSGGRPAQCFCFNENHAHTLILFTHEQDSLDMLYLRIANLFGECIYEQDTPLPDIKVDTFEPYIEEALLAYPSIRAIGFGLPGVVLEGKFVQGDYPALIGADLVAHYQERYQRPVLFENDVNAACVGYSKRKTIDSENTIVYLYFPQKYAPGAGIYLGDALHKGYSNHAGEIGGLPFGVNWFDQELYRSLERISEAIAQLIIITSSLLNPQSLILYGTFLTDAHIDLIQQKCAQHLYVDSLPTIRLTRDFTLDYQTGMIEITLALLEPQLSISS; encoded by the coding sequence CCTTAATCATGAAAGAAATCAACATCAATCTGGTGAGGCGAGCGTTAAAAGCCACCAAGAGAGCGACCAAACATCAGATTGCCCAGGCCACTGGGCTCAGCACAGTGACTGTTGCAACTATTTTGCAAGAGCTTGCTGACAATCATGAAGTCTTCGAAGATGGATTCGCGGCATCAAGTGGTGGACGTCCTGCACAATGCTTTTGTTTTAATGAGAACCATGCTCACACGTTGATCCTGTTTACGCATGAACAAGACAGCCTTGACATGCTTTATCTACGCATAGCCAATTTATTCGGGGAATGCATTTACGAGCAAGACACGCCCCTGCCTGATATTAAGGTAGATACTTTTGAGCCATATATCGAAGAAGCCCTGCTAGCCTATCCTTCTATCCGAGCCATTGGGTTTGGCTTACCGGGGGTCGTGCTAGAGGGTAAATTCGTTCAGGGTGATTATCCGGCACTAATTGGAGCCGACTTAGTGGCTCATTACCAGGAGCGCTATCAACGACCTGTGCTCTTTGAAAATGACGTTAATGCGGCCTGCGTTGGTTACAGTAAACGAAAAACGATTGACTCAGAAAATACGATCGTCTATCTCTATTTCCCACAGAAATATGCACCGGGTGCAGGTATTTACCTGGGTGATGCCCTGCACAAAGGCTATAGTAATCATGCTGGTGAAATTGGCGGGTTACCTTTTGGTGTGAATTGGTTCGACCAAGAACTATATAGATCCCTAGAGCGTATCAGCGAGGCAATTGCACAGCTCATCATCATTACCAGTAGCTTACTCAACCCACAAAGCCTGATTCTCTATGGCACTTTTCTAACCGACGCCCACATTGATCTCATTCAGCAAAAATGTGCACAACACCTCTACGTAGATTCCTTACCCACAATACGGCTCACCAGGGATTTCACGCTGGATTACCAGACTGGCATGATTGAGATCACCCTGGCTTTATTAGAACCACAACTCTCGATTTCCTCGTAA